GGTGTTGTCGCCGCCACCGCCGGTGTCGCCGCCGCCGGTGGTCCCGATGGTGACGTTGGAGCTACCGGAGCTCTGGTAGCCCTCGGTGGCCATGATCATGTAGTCGTGGCTCCCCATGTTCAGCCCGTGGTTCTCCCAGGCGTCGAAGTGGTTGCCCGTCGTGATCGTACCGCTGGTCCGGGAGTTCTGGCGGATGCTCCAGTACTGCGTGAACGTCGCGGTGCCCTCGATGGAGGGCTTGTTCACGCGCTCGGACGTGTAGATCTCGTAGGTCGACCCGTCGGTGGTATGGGTTCCGTGGAAGGAGTCTCCGGGCTTGTAGCTGCCGTAGTCCTCGATGATGTAGTACTCGACCAGCGGGTTCGTCGTCCACCCGTAGAGGGTCAGATAGGAGTTGCCCTGCGGGTTGTAGTCGGCGTCGTACTGGACGTTCTTGCGGCCGCCGGTCTCCCAGCCCTTGCCGAGCACGAAGTTGCCGACGTTCGACCACTCGACGCTGTAGTTGCCGTCCGGCCCCAGCGTCATCGAGACGGAGCCCTGGTCGTTCTTCCAGAACGAGTAGTAGTACCCGTCGTGGGTCCCGGTCTGGTTCGAGGTAATCGTCTGAGACTGGGCGGACGCCGAACCGGTCGAGGCGGCGGCACCGAGGCCGGTCGCTGCCGTGGCGGCGGCCGACTTCAGGTAGGCCCGGCGGTCCATCGAGTCGAGGACGCCGTCGCGTGGCTCCTCGCTCACTTCCTCGGCGTTCTGTGCGTTCTCTCCCATCGCTGCATCCATCGATTCCCCTGTCGTGTGGTCGTCGTTCGGTCGTTCCATAATACCGACACCACATTAATCATCTCCGAACTATGTTAAATTTCTAACTAGATAAATGAAATATATGTATTGGATTAATTATAATACGGTTTCCGCGGCTTCTCGGGACTGGCTGTCGACGTGGACGCGGGGATCGGCCTTTTCGGAACGTCCAGACGGTCCTCTCTATAGGAGAAGGTGGACGCGACGACACGCTCGAAGGGCTCCCCGGGTGCCCGACGATGTGTGAGTGGCTCCGATTTCCACTGTAGTTGCCTGCGGGGGCTGCGCCGCCATCGGCGGCGTCGCGGGCAGGCGACGGCCCGGCCGGCTGGCGGGTCCGAGCGGCGCACAGAAGACTCATTACGGAGGGATCGGCAGCCCCTCGAATGGAACGGTCCTTCGTCGCGGCGAAGCCCCTCCAGGCGGTCAAACTCGGTGCCGTCGGCGGTGTTCTCCTCCTCGGTGTCGCCGCGTGGTTCGGCGTCTTCGGATCGCAGGGCCAGTTGCTGGTGCTCCTCCTCGGCCCGGTCGTCGGGATAGCAGTCGCCGCGGTGGTGATCGCCGAGGGCGCATACCTCCTCTATCGATGGGCGACAGGCGACGCGTCGGCCGGATCGGTCGTCGCCGACCGTCCGGGATACGCGCTCGTCCGCGGCGTCGAACTCGCGGCAGCCGTCGCCGGACCGACGTTCATCGCCGCCACGTTCGGATCGTTCGGGGACGGGCAGATGCCCGCGCCCGCCGCCATCGGTCTCGCCCTCATCATGGGCGCGGCAGCGGTCGCCGTGGCCGCCGCCGTCCTCTGTCGGTGTCTCGTCGAGCTGTACCTGCACCGTTCGAACCGGACCTCCGTGTGAATCGCCAGTGCGGCCGCCGGCCGGTCCATCAGAACAGATCCAGGACGAACTCGCCGACGTCGACGACGAACTCCGCGGCGTTGGAGAGGCGTCCGCCGTCGTCGGCATCGTCGTCCGGTTCTCCGTCCGTCATCCCTGCGGGGGCATCGCCGGGTCGCACCAAGAACCTGCCGGCCCCGAATCCGTCGCGCCCCGCGAAGGATTATATCGCTGCGGGCGACAACTACGCTCGAATGTCGCTGCTGTTCGAGCACGCCGTCGACCGGTTCTCCCTCGAGGACGCGTCGCTGGTCGCGGCCGATGCGGCGGACCTGGCCGACGGCGGCGACCCGGTCCCCGTTCGCCCTATCGCGGAGTTCGCCGGGTATCACGACTCGCTGACCCATCCCGAGGAGGGGTGGACCTGCATCCCGCTGCACGGGCCCGACGGCGCGGCGCCGACAGACGAGTTCGTGGCGTACACCGACCACGAGGTGCGCGGCCGCCTCTTCCTGATCGAACGCGACGGCGACCTCGAACCGGTCCCCGCCGACGAGTTCGGTGACACCAGGCTGGCCGACCGGATCAGGTTCTGGCACTCCGACTACCTCCCGGAGACGTATCCACCCGGGTACGACGCGCCGATCGACGATCACGAGGAGCCCCGGAACCCGGTGGACGCGGAGCGACTGCTCGACGAGTTCGCCGCGTACGTGGCCGACGAGCGCGATGCGACGCGGGCGGCCAACCGGGAGCGGGCGCGGACCCGCTCGGCGCGCGCCGTCTACCAGCAGGGCGGGTCGGCGATCCCGTCGGTGGTCTGCCTCGGCGAGGACGACGGCGCCTACCGGTTCCGCGTCGACCTCGACCCCGAACTGGAGGGGCGCCGCGACGGGGACTGGGCGTACTTCGTCGAGAGCGAGTTCGGAATCTACCAGGGCAACGAGGTACTGCTCCAGTCCGCCGCCGAGGACGCTCCCGACGCTTTCCCCGTCGCTGCGGAGGTCGAGCGCATCCGCGGCCTGAACCTGTGGCTGACCGTGGACTGGGGCGCCGTCGACGACTCGGCGGCGGCGGGAGCGCACCTCGCGCCCGACCGGGAATTCGGCGTCTCGGAACTGCTCAACCCCGTTCCCTTCGACCGGGAGCGCGAGGCCGTCGAGGCCCTCCGGGAGAGCCAACTGGGCCCCCTCCTCGCGGGCGAACGGCCCGTCTCCTTCTCCAACGGGGCGGCGGCGCGCAGCGAACCCTTCGACGCGGACCTCAATCAGGAGCAGCAACTGGCCGTCGAGTACGCGCTGCTCGCCGACGACCTGTGCTGCGTCCACGGGCCGCCCGGGACCGGCAAGACCCGGACGCTGCTTGAGATCGTCCGGCGCGCGGTCGATGCCGGCGAGGACGTCCTCGTCTGCGCCGACTCCAACCAGGCGCTGGACAACCTCGTCGCCGGCTCCTCGACGCTCGGCGATCCGGACCCGGGATCGCTCCACGCGCACGGTCAGCACGGGAGCGGCGAGTTCACGCTCGACCGCGTGAACGCGAAGCGGTCGGCCCGCGCCGTGGTCCGGGAGGAGTACGGCGACGTCGCGGACAGGGCGGACGTGGTCGCGGCCACGAACAGCAGCGCCGCCACCCTCCCGCGGGAGTTCGACCTGCTGGTGCTCGACGAGGCGACCCAGTCCACCTGCACCGCTTCCTGCATCCCGCTGGCGCGGGCCGACCGGGTCGTTCTGGCCGGCGACCATCGACAGCTCCCGCCGTTCAGCGCCACCGAGGAGCCGCCGGAGTCGAGCTACGGGCTCTCGCTGTTCGAGCACCTCTACGCCGAAGGCGGCGTCTACGAGGGCGTGGGGCTCCAGCTGAAGACTCAGTACCGGATGCACCGCGACGTCGCGCACTTCCCCAACCGGGAGTTCTACGACCGGACGCTGCGCAACGGGCTCGCGATCGATCCGCTGCCGGATCGGCCGCCCATCGAGGGGTACAGCGTCGGCGGCCCGGTCGACGTCGTCGACCACTCCCGGCGTAACGAGACGGAAGCGCGACTGGTCGTCCACCTCGTCGGGGAGCTACTGGGCGACGTCCCGCCGGACGACATCGGGGTCATCACGCCGTACGCCGCGCAGGCGCGGCTCCTCCGGGACCTGCTGGCCGACCACGTCGACCGGGCCGACGCCGTCGCGGTCGACACCGTCGACGCCTTCCAGGGGAGCGAGAAGACGGCCGTGCTCGTCTCGCTGGTCCGCAGCAACGCCGACGGCGACCTCGGCTTCCTCGGCCGTCCCGAGGACGGTCCGCGGCGGCTGAACGTGGCGCTGACGCGGGCGAAGCGCTACTGCGCCGTCGTCGGCGACTTCCACACGCTCCGATACGAGAACGAGGCCAAGTGCGGCGACCTCTACCGGTCGTTCCATGACTACCTCGAGACGACCGGCCGTCTGAACGACGTCGATCCGCAGTTCATCCCGGTCTGAACGGTGACCGATCGACGCCTCCGCGCACACGCTCGGGACGGCCTGCTCGCGCTCTTCGCCCTGGCGGCGCTGCTCGCCCTGCTCGCCCGGCGGAGTGGACTGGGCGCGCTCGCGAACCCGGTGGCCGTGCTGCTCGGCGTCGCGGGCGCCGCCCTGATCGAGGCCGCTTTCCTCCGGTACCCGGAACTCGGCGCGGCCTGGGACCGCCCGCTCGTCCACGTCGGCGGGCTCGTCGTCCTCCTCGCCGGCGCCGCTGCAGCCTACGTGGTCGTCGGCCTCGCGTTCGTCGCCGCCGCCTGCTGGGGGCTGGCGACCTTCCTGCTCCTGCTCGCGGCGGTCGCGATCACCGGCCGAAACCCGCTGGCTCGTCTCTCCGGGCCGTGATACGGTGTCCGGATCGCTCTCGGGTTGCGTCGTAGTCTCATGCACCCGGAACGGCTTTGGCCGCTCCGACGG
This genomic interval from Halomicrobium urmianum contains the following:
- a CDS encoding AAA domain-containing protein, yielding MSLLFEHAVDRFSLEDASLVAADAADLADGGDPVPVRPIAEFAGYHDSLTHPEEGWTCIPLHGPDGAAPTDEFVAYTDHEVRGRLFLIERDGDLEPVPADEFGDTRLADRIRFWHSDYLPETYPPGYDAPIDDHEEPRNPVDAERLLDEFAAYVADERDATRAANRERARTRSARAVYQQGGSAIPSVVCLGEDDGAYRFRVDLDPELEGRRDGDWAYFVESEFGIYQGNEVLLQSAAEDAPDAFPVAAEVERIRGLNLWLTVDWGAVDDSAAAGAHLAPDREFGVSELLNPVPFDREREAVEALRESQLGPLLAGERPVSFSNGAAARSEPFDADLNQEQQLAVEYALLADDLCCVHGPPGTGKTRTLLEIVRRAVDAGEDVLVCADSNQALDNLVAGSSTLGDPDPGSLHAHGQHGSGEFTLDRVNAKRSARAVVREEYGDVADRADVVAATNSSAATLPREFDLLVLDEATQSTCTASCIPLARADRVVLAGDHRQLPPFSATEEPPESSYGLSLFEHLYAEGGVYEGVGLQLKTQYRMHRDVAHFPNREFYDRTLRNGLAIDPLPDRPPIEGYSVGGPVDVVDHSRRNETEARLVVHLVGELLGDVPPDDIGVITPYAAQARLLRDLLADHVDRADAVAVDTVDAFQGSEKTAVLVSLVRSNADGDLGFLGRPEDGPRRLNVALTRAKRYCAVVGDFHTLRYENEAKCGDLYRSFHDYLETTGRLNDVDPQFIPV